The sequence CCATGGTCACCAGCGACTTCACGAGATGCGGGCAGCCGGTGATCTGGTGGTTGCGCCGGACATGCGCGGCATTGACGAAGGTCGTCGCGCGGTCGCCGCTTGGAAACATCGCATTATTCTTGCTGACCGCGAGGATATCGGCGTGCCGTGTCACCACCCAGAAGGGGTCGAATCCCTCGGGCTCGGCACGCGCGACCGGCATGTTCGTACGCAACCAGCGATAGATGTCGTGAAGCTCCTCGGTGGCATAGACGGCGGGCGTGGCGAGCTTCTGCGCCATGTCCGCCGGCATGACCGGCCCGCTGCCCATCGGCGCGTTCGGCTGACTGATCGCGTTCATGCGGCCACCAGGACGGGAGCGGGAGCGGCGGACGGGGTGATGAGCGCGCCGGGCGTCGCCTTGGTCCACGCGCTGCCGGAAAAAGTCTCTACCCCGTTGACGAAGATATGCGCATAGCCACCGGCACGCGCTTCGCGGCGCCAATCGCCGGTCGGCATGTCGTGGACGATGTCGAACTTCGAATAATCGACATAGAGGTCGGCGAGATCATAGACAAGCAGGTCCGCCCAATAGCCGGGCAAGATCGCGCCGCGATCGCGAATGCCGAGCGTCCGGGCGATCTTGAAGCTGAGCTGGAAATGAAGCTCCTCGAGCGACATGACCTTCTGTTCGCGCCCCATGCGAACAAGCAGTTCGGTGCCGTAAAAGCCGTTCGACATCGACTTGGTATGTGCCCCGCCATCCGACACGCCCGCGGCGATCGAGGGATGCGACAGCATGCGCGCGGGAAGGCTTGCGTCCCATGCCGAGAAGGAAGCCGACTTGAGCTGCAACTTCAGGCCCGAGCGGACGGCGATGTCGCAGAGCGCCTCGACGACCGACCGGCCCTCGTCCGCCGCGATATCGCCGAGCGTTCGTCCGAGATAGGGATCGAGTTCGGCGACGCCGCCGAGATCGACCAGGGTGAAGGCCTCGAAGCCCGCAGCGCTGTTCGAGGGACCGTCGCGCAGATACTCTTCCGAGAAGGACTTCACGAACGCAGCATCGGCAAGCAGCGTGAGGATTTCCTCGTCGGACTGGCACGAGACGATGGCGCGCACGCCCGCCATGTCGCCAGCCGAGGTGTCGAGGTCGCGGATCCCGCCTTCGACCCAGCCGTAATGGAGGAGGGTCGCGCCCGTGATATCGAGCCCCTCCTTCCGCATGCCGTCGATCCAGTCGAGATCGGTTTCGACGAGAGCCGGATGCCCCTCCACCGTCACCAGGATGTTGTGGATCACCCGCACGCCCGACCCCTTGGCGGCGCGCGCGACATCCTCGGACGTTTCGCGGTCGCCGTTCGGTCCGACATTGGCGAAAAATTGGACAATCCCGCTTCCGCGATCGATCAGCCCGCGCGCGATCGCGATGATCGACTCCCGCGTCAAGGTGTCGGTCGGCATCGAGGTGCCGTCGAAATCGACATGGGTATTGCCCTCGGCGCCCATGACCGACGCCGAGATGCCCATCGCGCCGGCGTCCATCGCTTCGTTGATGAGGTGGTGCATTTCGGCGATCTCGTCGGCGTTCGGCTGGCGGGACTTCGCCGCATCGATGCCCATCACGTAGATGAGCAAGGGATTGAGCGGCAGATAGGTCATGATGTTGACGCTCTTGGGCAGCGCCCTCAGGCTTGTCATGAACTCGGGAAAGGTCACCCAGTCCCATGGCAGGGCCGCACGCTGCTGTTCGACCGGGATTTGCTCGGTGGTCGAAAGCATCGCCATCGTCCGCTCGCGATCGGCCGGACGGACAGGCGCCATGCTGAACCCGCAATTGGCGTTGAGAATCGACGTCACGCCCTGCGGACCCGAGTCGAGGCACTGCGGGCTCCAGAAGATCGCGGCGTCATAATGCGCGTGCTGCGTGATATGGCCCGGTGCGACGACCTTTCCGCCGGCGTCGAGAATTCGCTTCGCGGTCCGGACGGCCAGCGAGCCGACGGCGGCGATGCGGCCGCCGGTGATCGCGATGTCACCCCGAAACGATGGTCCGCCGGTGCCGTCGACGACCTCGGCATTCCGGATCAGGAGATCATACTCCTCCACGCCGAATTCCTTTCCCAATTTCATTCTTGTCTATTTGCCGAATATGTTACAAACATTGTCGCGTGTCAACAATAGCGAAGCGCGGCGTATCCGGCGCTTTTCTGCGCTTCGACGCAGCAAAGCCGCAAAAGCGCTTCGGAATTTCGGGAGAGAGAAATGGATTTCGATTCGGCCTATCGCATGACCATCAACGGGACACTCGTCGACAGCGAAGCGCATATCGACGTGGTCAATCCGGCAACGGGCGCGGCGTTCGCCAAAGCCCCCAATTGCTCGGTGGAGCAGCTCGACCGGGCGGTGGCAGCCGCGAAGGCCGCCTTCCCCGGCTGGCGCGCGACCCCGATCGCCGAACGCCAGCGCCTGCTCGCCGCAGCAGCCGATCTCCTCGAGGCCAATGCCGCGGACATCGGACGGCTCTTCACGCGCGAACAGGGGCGCCCCGTCGAGGGCGCCATGGCCGAAGTCGGGATCGGCGTCGCTTGGCTGCGCGCCCACTCGGTGATGCAGCCCCCCGTGCACCGGGTCGATGGCGGCGACGGCCAGATGATCGAGACCCAATATGTCCCGCTGGGTGTCGTCGGCGCGATTTCCCCGTGGAACTTCCCGGTGAACCTGTCGATCTGGAAGATCGCGCCCGCCCTGCTGGCCGGCAACACCATCGTCCTGAAACCGTCGCCCTTCACACCGCTGTGCATGCTCAAGATCGGCGAGCTGCTGAACAGTCTCTTCCCTGCCGGCGTGCTCAACGTGATCACCGGCGACGATGGTCTCGGCCCGCTGATGACCGCCCATCCCGGATTCGCGAAAATCAGCTTCACCGGCTCGACCGCAACCGGCAAACGGGTGATGGAGGCGGCGTCGAAGGACCTGAAGCGCGTGACGCTGGAGCTGGGGGGCAACGATGCCGCGATCGTCTTGCCCGATGCGAATGTCGACGAGGTCGCGGCGCGCATCTTCTACGGCGCCTTCTTCAACAGCGCACAGATCTGCATCGCGACGAAGCGCCTTTATATCCACGAGGATATCTACGACCGGATGCGCGACAAGCTGGTCGAGATAGCGCGCGCGACGAAGGTGGGCGACGGCAGCGAACAGGGCACCGACCTCGGGCCGATCCAGAACCGGCGACAGTTCGAACGCGTCACCGAACTCATCGAGAACGCACGCGCAAGTGGCCTCGTTCTCCTTGAAGGTTCTGCGGTTCCCGAGCAGGGCTATTTCGTTCCGATCACGCTGGTCGACAATCCGCCCGAAGATTCGCGGGTCGTGCGCGAAGAGGCTTTCGGCCCGGTTCTCCCGCTGCTCAAGTTCGGCGATATCGATGACGTTGTCGCGCGGGCAAACGACAGCGAATATGGCCTGGCCGGGGCGGTATGGTCCTCCGATATCGAACAGGCGAAGGCGGTCGCGCGGCGGCTCGAAACCGGCACCGTCTGGATCAACTCCAACCTCATGCTGCGACCCGACGTCCCGTTCGCGGGGCACAAGCAGAGCGGTCTCGGGGTCGAGAACGGGATCGAGGGCCTGCTCGAATACATGGTGCCGCAAGCCGTCTATTTCCCGGCGGCCTGAATGGGCGTCTCGATCGAAGCGCATGGCGCGGTCCGGCTGATCCGCGTCGCCTCGCCCCCGCACGGCATCCTGGGCGCCCGCGGCGCCAAGGAGCTGGCGGCGGCGGTGGAGGAGGTCCTCGGCGACAGCGCGGTTCGCGCGCTGATCATCGCGGGCGCCGACTGCGGCGTGTTCATCCGCCATTATGATCTCGCGGCGATCCGCAAGGCAGCCGATGCCATCCGTTCGGGCGCGATCGACGCAGAAGCTTTCGTCGATGCCGATTTCGGACGGATGACCGACCGGATTGCGACCTCGCCCGTCCCGGTGATCGCCGCGATCAACGGCATCTGCATGGGCGGCGGGTTCGAGGTCGCGCTGGCCTGCGACATCCGGATCGCCCAGCGCGATGTCGACCATATCGGCCTCCCCGAGATTCGCGTCGACATATTGCCCGGCGGCGGCGGAACGATACGGCTGGCGCGCCTTGTGGGCGAAGGACCGGCGCTGGACATCGCGCTGCGCGGACGCACCGTCGATGCGCAGCGCGCCTATGACCTCGGGATCGTCGGCGACCTGGCTGACGACGCCATCGCCGCCGCGCTCGACATCGCACAGGCACTCGCGGAGCGCGATCCCCGGGCCCTGGGGGAGATCAAGCGGCTCGTCCGCTCCGCCCATGAGGGCCCGGTCCAGCACCGGCTCGGCGACGAACGCATCGCATTCGGCCGGCATCTCGCGGCGAGCGACACCGCACTCGCCAGCATGGACGCAGCGCTCGCGTCGGGGACGATGCTCGAGGCCGTGTCGGCCTGCGAGCCGAACGATAGCGCTCACAAGACAATGGGAGACGACCGATGACCGAGACAATCGCCTTCAGATCGCCGAACCGCTTTCCCGGCACCGCCGAGATATTGGAAGGCATCGACCTTTCCGGCAAGACCGCGCTGGTGACCGGCGGCTCGGGCGGGCTGGGGCTCACCACCTCGGCGGCGCTGGCACGGGCCGGAGCAAACGTCATCATCGCGAGCCGACCGGGCGCGAAGCTCGACGCGGCGGTCGAAACCGTCCGTTCCGCCACTTCAGGATCGGTCGAAGGTGCCGGGGTCGATCTGGGCGATCTCGCCTCGGTCGATGCGCTGGCCGACCGGCTCGTCGCTGACGATGTCCCGATCGATTTCCTCGTCAACAACGCCGGCGTTATCGGCGGCAGGGCGCTGTCGTCGATCGGGGTGGAGATGGGCTTCATGACCAATGTCGTCGGCCACGCGGTCCTGGCAAGCCGCATCGCTCCCCTGCTTGCCGACGGCGCCCGCATCGCCTGCGTCAGTTCCTTCGGCCATCACTATTCGCCGATCGTGTTCGGCGACATCAATTTCGAAAATCGCCCCTATTCGGCTTGGAAAAGCTACGGGCAATCGAAGACCGGCACCTGCCTGATGGCGGTCAAATTGAACGCGGCCCTCCGCCACCGCGGTATCGACGCCTTCTCGCTGCATCCCGGACAGGTGATCACCGACATGGGTCGATCGATGGTGGAGGAGGATTTTGCCGAGCAGGTCGCGAAGACCGGCGAGATCCCGGCCGAGGACTTCATGACGCCCGACCAGGGCGCCGCGACGACGATCTGGGCCCTGACCGAGCCGCGTCTCGCCGGCAAGGGCGGTGCCTATCTGCAGGACTGCGCGGTCGCCGCTGTGCGCGACGAGCCCGACTATCGCACCGGCGTCATGCGCTATGCGATCGACCCGTCTTCGGCCGAACGTCTTTGGGGAACCGCGGCCAAGCTCTGCGGGCGCGCGCTACCGCTGGCCTGAATGCGAAAAGGCTGCGGCACCGCCGCGGCCTTCTCTCCTCCGCCTCGCGGCGCCCGCCGGACCTAGAGCAGCGAATAGCCGCCATCAACGACCAGTTCGGTGCCGGTCATGAAGCGCGACGCGTCGGACGCGAGAAAGAGCACCGCCCCCGCGACATCGCCGGTATTCGCCCAGCGCCCCATCGGAAAGCCCGACGCAACGAACGCCTTTGCAGCCTCCATGTCGGGAAAGCGGCCGGCGG is a genomic window of Sphingopyxis sp. YR583 containing:
- a CDS encoding SDR family NAD(P)-dependent oxidoreductase, whose amino-acid sequence is MTETIAFRSPNRFPGTAEILEGIDLSGKTALVTGGSGGLGLTTSAALARAGANVIIASRPGAKLDAAVETVRSATSGSVEGAGVDLGDLASVDALADRLVADDVPIDFLVNNAGVIGGRALSSIGVEMGFMTNVVGHAVLASRIAPLLADGARIACVSSFGHHYSPIVFGDINFENRPYSAWKSYGQSKTGTCLMAVKLNAALRHRGIDAFSLHPGQVITDMGRSMVEEDFAEQVAKTGEIPAEDFMTPDQGAATTIWALTEPRLAGKGGAYLQDCAVAAVRDEPDYRTGVMRYAIDPSSAERLWGTAAKLCGRALPLA
- a CDS encoding aldehyde dehydrogenase family protein, translating into MDFDSAYRMTINGTLVDSEAHIDVVNPATGAAFAKAPNCSVEQLDRAVAAAKAAFPGWRATPIAERQRLLAAAADLLEANAADIGRLFTREQGRPVEGAMAEVGIGVAWLRAHSVMQPPVHRVDGGDGQMIETQYVPLGVVGAISPWNFPVNLSIWKIAPALLAGNTIVLKPSPFTPLCMLKIGELLNSLFPAGVLNVITGDDGLGPLMTAHPGFAKISFTGSTATGKRVMEAASKDLKRVTLELGGNDAAIVLPDANVDEVAARIFYGAFFNSAQICIATKRLYIHEDIYDRMRDKLVEIARATKVGDGSEQGTDLGPIQNRRQFERVTELIENARASGLVLLEGSAVPEQGYFVPITLVDNPPEDSRVVREEAFGPVLPLLKFGDIDDVVARANDSEYGLAGAVWSSDIEQAKAVARRLETGTVWINSNLMLRPDVPFAGHKQSGLGVENGIEGLLEYMVPQAVYFPAA
- a CDS encoding N-acyl-D-amino-acid deacylase family protein, with the translated sequence MKLGKEFGVEEYDLLIRNAEVVDGTGGPSFRGDIAITGGRIAAVGSLAVRTAKRILDAGGKVVAPGHITQHAHYDAAIFWSPQCLDSGPQGVTSILNANCGFSMAPVRPADRERTMAMLSTTEQIPVEQQRAALPWDWVTFPEFMTSLRALPKSVNIMTYLPLNPLLIYVMGIDAAKSRQPNADEIAEMHHLINEAMDAGAMGISASVMGAEGNTHVDFDGTSMPTDTLTRESIIAIARGLIDRGSGIVQFFANVGPNGDRETSEDVARAAKGSGVRVIHNILVTVEGHPALVETDLDWIDGMRKEGLDITGATLLHYGWVEGGIRDLDTSAGDMAGVRAIVSCQSDEEILTLLADAAFVKSFSEEYLRDGPSNSAAGFEAFTLVDLGGVAELDPYLGRTLGDIAADEGRSVVEALCDIAVRSGLKLQLKSASFSAWDASLPARMLSHPSIAAGVSDGGAHTKSMSNGFYGTELLVRMGREQKVMSLEELHFQLSFKIARTLGIRDRGAILPGYWADLLVYDLADLYVDYSKFDIVHDMPTGDWRREARAGGYAHIFVNGVETFSGSAWTKATPGALITPSAAPAPVLVAA
- a CDS encoding enoyl-CoA hydratase/isomerase family protein — translated: MGVSIEAHGAVRLIRVASPPHGILGARGAKELAAAVEEVLGDSAVRALIIAGADCGVFIRHYDLAAIRKAADAIRSGAIDAEAFVDADFGRMTDRIATSPVPVIAAINGICMGGGFEVALACDIRIAQRDVDHIGLPEIRVDILPGGGGTIRLARLVGEGPALDIALRGRTVDAQRAYDLGIVGDLADDAIAAALDIAQALAERDPRALGEIKRLVRSAHEGPVQHRLGDERIAFGRHLAASDTALASMDAALASGTMLEAVSACEPNDSAHKTMGDDR